A genomic stretch from Cloacibacterium caeni includes:
- a CDS encoding DUF1655 domain-containing protein, producing MKKSFNYILILGFIGIISCDKESKTAIEKEVKVIKTIDVNGVSKTDSIILENTNLEGKITKTENKIEKKEYVYRAFDGTEASVTFTTGIKEGNFILIERNKLKIELPEIESDIYEKDGIKAISKGDLLTITQNGQIFELSRKK from the coding sequence ATGAAAAAATCTTTTAACTATATCTTAATATTAGGCTTCATCGGCATTATCAGCTGTGATAAAGAAAGCAAAACTGCCATAGAAAAAGAGGTAAAAGTAATCAAAACAATAGATGTTAATGGAGTAAGCAAAACAGATTCTATAATTTTAGAAAATACCAATTTAGAGGGCAAGATTACCAAAACCGAAAATAAAATTGAAAAAAAGGAGTACGTTTATCGTGCTTTTGATGGTACAGAAGCCAGTGTAACTTTTACTACGGGAATTAAGGAAGGTAACTTCATCCTTATCGAAAGAAATAAACTCAAGATAGAACTACCTGAGATAGAAAGTGATATTTATGAAAAAGATGGTATAAAGGCAATATCTAAAGGAGATTTACTAACCATTACCCAAAACGGACAAATTTTCGAGTTAAGTCGTAAAAAATAA
- the rplQ gene encoding 50S ribosomal protein L17: MRHGKKFNHLGRTASHRSALLSNMACSLIEHKRINTTVAKAKALRVYVEPILTKAKEDTTHNRRIAFSYLQSKEAVAELFRTVAPKIATRNGGYTRIIKTGFRPGDAADTALIELVDFNELYNPNAEEKKATRRSRRSTKKEAAVVAAPVVEEAAVVEEPKAEATEEKTEE; the protein is encoded by the coding sequence ATGAGACACGGAAAAAAATTCAATCACTTAGGTAGAACAGCCTCTCACAGAAGCGCTTTGCTTTCTAACATGGCATGCTCACTAATTGAACATAAAAGAATAAATACTACTGTTGCTAAAGCTAAAGCTTTAAGAGTATACGTAGAACCTATCTTAACTAAAGCTAAAGAAGATACTACGCACAACAGAAGAATTGCTTTCTCTTACTTACAAAGTAAAGAAGCAGTTGCAGAACTTTTCAGAACTGTAGCTCCTAAAATCGCTACCAGAAATGGTGGTTATACTAGAATCATCAAGACTGGTTTCAGACCTGGTGATGCTGCAGACACTGCATTAATCGAGCTTGTAGATTTCAATGAACTTTACAATCCTAATGCTGAAGAGAAAAAAGCAACTAGAAGAAGCAGAAGATCTACTAAGAAAGAAGCTGCTGTAGTAGCTGCTCCAGTGGTAGAAGAAGCTGCTGTAGTAGAAGAGCCAAAAGCTGAAGCTACTGAAGAAAAAACTGAAGAATAA